A single window of Mycolicibacterium aurum DNA harbors:
- a CDS encoding proline dehydrogenase family protein translates to MSTDAGVLADVETLVRQWLDDAAGQPVAPAARRLADLLRDPAGLDFTVGFVDRVIRPEDHRIAAANLRDLARTAPGFLPWHLRLMIRLGAAVSLVAPGLVIPIARRALREMVGHLLVDATDARLGRSIERIRGRGVGLNINLLGEAVLGRREAARRLDGTERLLARPDVDYVSIKVSATVPPHSPWAFDDAVDHVVHSLLPLFTLAASSPTAKFINLDMEEYRDLEMTIAVFTQLLDRPELLGLDAGIVLQAYLPDALGAMIRLQDWARARRERGGAGIKVRLVKGANLPMEHVEAELHSWPPATWSTKQDTDTNYKRVLNYALTPERTENVRIGVAGHNLFDIAYAWTLAGRRGVRDRIDFEMLLGMAEAQAEAVRRTVGGLLLYVPVVHPKDFDVAIAYLVRRLEEGASQENFMSAVFELHSDHTLYHREKERFVASLAALDTTSDNAVVPAPNRHQDRRTDDPKASIRQIFSNVADTDPSLPGNRAWGRAITDRIPGSRVGLDLVDEHTVSSADALDSAIAEGVSAGTNWSALPGAARAAILRRAAGTLEAARPALLEVMAAETGKTLDQGDPEVSEAIDFANYYASLAEKLDDVDGATAVGVGLTVVTPPWNFPVAIPAGSTLAALAAGSAVIIKPATQARRCGSVMVQALWDAGVPREALHLVHVDESDLGTLLVSDPRVGRLILTGAFDTAALFRSFRTDLPLLAETSGKNAILITPHADIDLAVKDLVYSAFGHAGQKCSAASLGILVGSVARSARFRDQLVDAVSSLKVGYPADPTVQMGPVIEPAEGKLLRALTTLATGEQWLVEPRRLDDTGRLWSPGVKTGVRRGSEFHLTEYFGPVLGLIEADDLDAGIAIQNQVDYGLTAGLHSLDRDEIERWIDQVEAGNAYVNRSTVGAVVRRQPFGGWKKSAVGAGTKAGGPNYLIGLSDWRTAPAEQGGALTAASRKLLDAAASFDVALTEREFLTRSFASDALCWEQEFGVARDVTGLAAEKNVLRYRPVPVTVRAEDGHTASLLRVVGAGVRAGSQVTVSTPGPLDTPVVDALRAHGITCRVEDSDAWRKVLRGNAPARVRLLGGSREAFAEASDGRADIALYAQPVVEAGRVELLTFLREQAISVTAHRFGSPTALVEGLFG, encoded by the coding sequence ATGAGCACTGACGCAGGTGTGCTGGCGGACGTCGAGACGCTGGTTCGGCAGTGGCTCGACGACGCGGCCGGACAACCGGTCGCGCCCGCGGCACGCCGGCTCGCCGACCTGCTGAGAGATCCTGCGGGACTCGACTTCACCGTCGGATTCGTCGACCGGGTGATCCGTCCGGAGGACCACCGCATCGCGGCGGCCAACCTGCGGGATCTCGCCCGCACCGCGCCCGGCTTCCTGCCGTGGCACCTGCGTCTGATGATCCGGCTCGGCGCCGCGGTGTCGCTAGTTGCTCCGGGCCTCGTCATCCCGATCGCGCGCCGGGCGCTGCGCGAGATGGTCGGTCACCTTCTGGTGGACGCCACCGATGCTCGCCTGGGCCGCTCCATCGAGCGGATCCGCGGCCGCGGCGTCGGGCTCAACATCAATCTGCTGGGCGAAGCGGTGCTGGGCCGGCGTGAGGCGGCCCGCCGGCTCGACGGCACCGAGCGGCTGCTCGCGCGTCCAGATGTCGACTACGTCTCGATCAAGGTCTCGGCGACGGTGCCGCCGCACTCGCCATGGGCGTTCGACGACGCGGTCGACCACGTCGTGCACAGCCTGCTGCCGCTGTTCACCTTGGCGGCCAGCTCCCCGACGGCGAAGTTCATCAACCTGGACATGGAGGAGTACCGCGATCTGGAGATGACGATCGCGGTGTTCACGCAGCTGCTCGATCGCCCCGAACTTCTCGGACTCGACGCCGGAATCGTGCTGCAGGCCTACCTGCCGGACGCCCTGGGGGCGATGATCCGGCTGCAGGACTGGGCTCGCGCCCGCAGGGAACGCGGTGGCGCCGGCATCAAGGTCCGACTGGTCAAGGGTGCCAATCTGCCGATGGAGCACGTCGAGGCAGAGCTGCACAGCTGGCCGCCCGCGACGTGGTCGACCAAGCAGGACACCGACACCAACTACAAGCGGGTGCTGAACTACGCGCTGACACCCGAGCGCACCGAGAACGTGCGCATCGGCGTCGCCGGTCACAACCTGTTCGACATCGCCTACGCGTGGACGCTGGCGGGACGCCGCGGCGTGCGGGACCGAATCGACTTCGAGATGCTGCTGGGCATGGCCGAGGCGCAGGCCGAGGCCGTGCGCAGGACAGTGGGCGGACTGCTGCTCTATGTGCCCGTGGTGCACCCGAAGGACTTCGACGTCGCGATCGCCTACCTGGTGCGCAGGCTCGAGGAGGGGGCCAGCCAGGAGAACTTCATGTCCGCGGTGTTCGAACTACACAGCGACCACACGCTGTATCACCGGGAGAAGGAGCGGTTCGTCGCATCGCTGGCGGCCCTCGACACGACCTCTGACAACGCCGTCGTACCGGCGCCGAACCGCCACCAGGACCGGCGCACCGATGACCCGAAAGCCTCGATCAGACAGATCTTCTCGAATGTCGCCGACACCGACCCGTCATTGCCGGGCAACCGTGCGTGGGGGCGGGCGATCACCGACCGCATCCCGGGGTCGAGGGTCGGGCTGGATCTGGTGGACGAGCACACCGTGTCGAGCGCCGACGCGCTCGATTCCGCGATCGCCGAGGGGGTTTCGGCGGGTACGAACTGGTCGGCGCTGCCCGGTGCGGCCCGTGCCGCGATCCTGCGTCGAGCGGCGGGGACCCTGGAGGCCGCACGCCCGGCGTTGCTCGAGGTGATGGCCGCGGAGACCGGTAAGACCCTCGATCAGGGTGATCCCGAAGTCTCCGAGGCGATCGACTTCGCGAATTACTATGCGTCCCTGGCCGAGAAGCTCGACGACGTCGACGGTGCCACCGCGGTGGGGGTCGGGCTCACCGTCGTCACGCCACCGTGGAACTTCCCGGTGGCGATCCCCGCCGGCTCGACGCTGGCCGCACTGGCCGCGGGCAGCGCCGTCATCATCAAGCCCGCCACCCAGGCCCGGCGGTGCGGATCGGTGATGGTGCAGGCGCTGTGGGACGCCGGGGTGCCCCGCGAGGCGCTGCACCTGGTGCACGTCGACGAAAGTGATCTCGGCACACTGCTGGTCTCCGATCCGCGGGTCGGCCGCCTGATCCTCACCGGGGCGTTCGACACCGCCGCGTTGTTCCGCTCGTTCCGGACTGACCTTCCCCTGCTCGCCGAGACCAGCGGCAAGAACGCCATCCTGATCACGCCGCATGCGGACATCGATCTGGCCGTCAAAGACCTGGTGTATTCGGCGTTCGGGCACGCCGGGCAGAAATGCTCGGCGGCCTCGCTCGGCATTCTGGTGGGATCCGTGGCACGCTCGGCTCGGTTCCGGGACCAGCTCGTTGACGCGGTCAGCTCGCTGAAGGTCGGCTATCCGGCCGACCCGACCGTCCAGATGGGTCCGGTCATCGAGCCGGCCGAGGGAAAGCTGTTGCGCGCGTTGACGACACTGGCGACGGGGGAGCAGTGGCTCGTCGAGCCCCGGCGGCTCGACGACACCGGCCGGCTCTGGTCGCCCGGCGTGAAGACCGGTGTCCGACGCGGCTCGGAGTTCCACCTCACCGAATACTTCGGACCCGTCCTCGGCCTCATCGAAGCCGACGACCTGGACGCGGGAATCGCGATCCAGAACCAGGTCGACTACGGGCTCACGGCGGGACTGCACAGCCTCGACCGCGACGAGATCGAACGCTGGATCGACCAGGTCGAGGCCGGCAACGCCTACGTGAACCGATCGACCGTGGGGGCGGTCGTGCGGCGTCAGCCCTTCGGCGGCTGGAAGAAGTCCGCGGTCGGTGCCGGTACCAAGGCCGGAGGTCCCAACTACCTGATCGGACTCAGTGACTGGCGCACTGCACCCGCCGAACAGGGCGGTGCCCTCACCGCAGCATCCCGGAAACTGCTCGACGCTGCAGCATCTTTCGATGTCGCGTTGACCGAACGCGAATTTCTCACGCGGTCCTTCGCGTCCGACGCCCTGTGCTGGGAGCAGGAGTTCGGCGTCGCCCGCGACGTCACGGGTCTGGCGGCGGAAAAGAATGTGCTGCGCTACCGACCCGTCCCGGTGACGGTGCGCGCCGAGGATGGCCACACGGCATCGCTGTTGCGGGTGGTCGGTGCGGGCGTGCGGGCAGGCTCGCAGGTCACCGTCTCGACTCCGGGGCCGCTGGACACCCCAGTCGTCGACGCGCTGCGGGCGCACGGGATCACGTGCCGCGTCGAAGACTCGGACGCGTGGCGGAAAGTCTTGCGCGGCAACGCTCCTGCCCGAGTCCGGCTGCTCGGCGGGAGTCGCGAGGCATTCGCCGAGGCCAGCGACGGCAGAGCCGATATCGCGCTGTACGCACAGCCGGTCGTCGAGGCCGGCCGAGTCGAGCTGCTCACGTTCCTGCGGGAGCAGGCGATCTCGGTCACTGCCCACCGGTTCGGGTCTCCGACCGCGCTCGTCGAAGGATTGTTCGGCTGA
- a CDS encoding LysR family transcriptional regulator, with the protein MNKRPDLLDTRRLRLLHELSLRGTLAEVAEALHQSPSSVSQALSQLEHEVGVALLEKAGRRVRLTPAAEVLVEHTAVILKRLELAASEVAAQREEASGTVRVAVFQSVASAFMPQMLTELAVRHPRLRVTMSQREPEQALYETWMREFDLVIAEEYPDHAARTYPDLDREPLTSDLLRLAVPPAGEPWDQVTSVSDAAHLPWTMEPAGTASRHWAEQLCRRAGFEPDVRFETDDLEAQIALIESGNAVAILPDLMRVRRRPDLRVIDVDPRRRSVFTATRTALRHTPAIRACREALAAVAPKDLAVP; encoded by the coding sequence ATGAATAAGCGGCCGGATCTGCTCGACACCCGGCGCCTGCGCCTGCTGCACGAACTGAGCCTGCGCGGAACGCTGGCCGAGGTCGCCGAGGCGTTGCACCAGAGCCCGTCCTCGGTGTCACAGGCGTTGAGCCAGCTGGAACACGAGGTGGGGGTAGCGCTGCTGGAGAAGGCCGGCCGGCGGGTACGGCTCACCCCGGCCGCCGAGGTGCTGGTCGAGCACACGGCCGTCATCCTGAAGCGGCTCGAGCTGGCCGCCTCGGAGGTCGCGGCGCAACGAGAGGAGGCGTCCGGCACCGTTCGGGTGGCCGTGTTCCAGTCGGTGGCCTCGGCGTTCATGCCACAGATGCTCACCGAGTTGGCCGTCCGGCACCCGCGGCTGCGAGTCACGATGTCGCAGCGGGAGCCGGAGCAGGCGCTCTACGAGACGTGGATGCGCGAGTTCGACCTGGTGATCGCCGAGGAGTATCCGGACCACGCCGCGCGGACCTATCCCGATCTGGACCGTGAGCCGCTGACCTCGGATCTGCTTCGGCTGGCCGTTCCGCCCGCCGGGGAGCCCTGGGATCAGGTGACCTCGGTCAGCGATGCCGCACACCTGCCCTGGACGATGGAGCCGGCCGGCACAGCGTCCCGCCACTGGGCCGAACAGCTATGTCGGCGGGCCGGATTCGAACCCGATGTCCGGTTCGAAACGGACGATCTGGAGGCGCAGATCGCGCTGATCGAGAGTGGCAACGCCGTCGCGATCCTGCCGGACCTGATGCGCGTCCGACGCCGCCCGGACCTGCGCGTCATCGACGTCGACCCGCGACGGCGCTCGGTCTTCACCGCGACCCGGACCGCGCTGCGCCACACGCCGGCGATCCGCGCATGCCGTGAAGCGCTCGCCGCCGTGGCACCCAAAGACCTTGCGGTGCCCTGA
- the dapC gene encoding succinyldiaminopimelate transaminase: MTQSSGRPSRPSKSASLPVFPWDTLADVTAAARAHPDGIVDLSVGTPVDAVAPVIRDALAAAGSAPGYPTTHGTPALRDAAVAALQRRYGITGLAPEAVLPVIGTKELIAWLPTLLGLHAADVVVVPELAYPTYEVGALLAGTAVVRADSLTQLGPSVPAVVYLNSPSNPTGKVLGVDHLRKVVEWARERGVLVASDECYLGLGWEGATPVSVLHPDVCGGDHTGLLAIHSLSKTSSLAGYRAGFVAGDPEVVAELLAVRKHAGMMVPGPVQAAMVAALGDDEHEREQRARYALRRDALLPAMRAAGFTVDHSEAGLYLWATRDEPCRDTAAWLAERGILVAPGEFYGPRGARHVRVALTATDERIAAAVQRLAS; this comes from the coding sequence GGCCCGGGCGCATCCCGACGGCATCGTCGACCTGTCGGTGGGAACTCCCGTCGACGCGGTGGCGCCGGTGATCCGCGACGCCCTCGCTGCGGCCGGGTCGGCGCCCGGCTACCCGACCACCCACGGCACCCCCGCGTTGCGGGACGCCGCCGTCGCCGCGCTGCAGCGCAGGTACGGCATCACCGGCCTCGCTCCGGAGGCGGTGCTGCCGGTGATCGGAACGAAGGAACTGATCGCGTGGCTGCCGACGCTGCTGGGCTTGCACGCAGCCGACGTCGTCGTGGTGCCCGAATTGGCATACCCCACCTACGAGGTCGGTGCCCTCTTGGCCGGAACCGCCGTGGTGCGCGCCGATTCGCTGACGCAGTTGGGCCCGTCGGTACCAGCGGTGGTGTACCTGAACTCGCCGAGTAATCCCACCGGCAAGGTGCTCGGCGTCGACCACCTGCGCAAGGTCGTCGAATGGGCCCGCGAACGAGGTGTCCTGGTCGCCTCCGACGAGTGCTACCTCGGGCTGGGCTGGGAGGGCGCTACGCCGGTCTCGGTGCTGCACCCGGACGTCTGCGGAGGCGACCACACCGGGCTGCTGGCCATCCATTCCCTGTCGAAGACGTCGTCGCTGGCCGGCTATCGGGCGGGTTTCGTCGCCGGTGATCCCGAGGTGGTGGCGGAGTTGCTCGCGGTGCGCAAGCACGCAGGCATGATGGTGCCCGGTCCCGTGCAGGCCGCGATGGTGGCCGCCCTCGGCGACGACGAGCACGAACGCGAGCAGCGCGCGCGCTATGCCCTTCGCCGCGACGCCCTGCTGCCCGCGATGCGTGCGGCAGGCTTCACCGTCGATCACTCCGAGGCGGGCCTGTACCTGTGGGCCACCCGCGACGAACCGTGCCGCGACACGGCGGCGTGGCTGGCCGAACGCGGGATCCTGGTCGCGCCGGGCGAGTTCTACGGTCCGCGGGGCGCCCGGCATGTCCGGGTGGCGCTGACGGCGACGGACGAGCGGATCGCCGCTGCGGTGCAGCGATTGGCCTCTTAG